A single region of the Anopheles funestus chromosome X, idAnoFuneDA-416_04, whole genome shotgun sequence genome encodes:
- the LOC125761865 gene encoding uncharacterized protein LOC125761865, with amino-acid sequence MGYTSHPKYCFPSKGRESAMIVALLFVACCTVSYPSVAAITTTDALVEATHTTLPVTLGERELDTTPDHSVDLSEAETKDPTQRFEIIKQIRKVNQDGSYTVGYEAEDGTFKIESRDVLGNIKGTYGYIDANGDIKRVSYGGQPTQTIPMVSTPPTTDEEIVHIPPRFNRTQHLLMPTTRRPPNYHPPQQLQHHQHLHHNPQHASTLRPSVIQTIPRKRHGYTSASTTATPMTSTASTTLAMNGGGSSTSTTTTTTTTTESTVTSAATETGGHLAASFGEPTAASTHTSTLHTKPGTLLIIRPTPLPYQTGKTAEQLARPERLEAAKYTHAPPSKKPVRGNFLRRQLAPAVSESGEQYEAQPQQIIYGQSAADGELSSIFAGGAKPLYTTHPTPRIPAAVLAARQRAAHIQSVLQSQSTPGALPERLTTERVYVKQPPRPQAANGHRHEPAPILYETSTEPSSEHSYVTDGPASSSVVQIPAANRVLAANEAEAHAEERRPIFRPRPIEFRPRDDSVSPAPGRFRTPYGLPPPYARSFTPLPPPQESAYGGRVAPIPDVDDKDREADEPQHQHLNSILPYRQQRRLNGGLNLSPGDSNYQQQQQQPLGATQQQQHSYPVPVPYNPAQYSPHVGGRIPSNPYYYDIPPERPLTARDFERILQVLIFRHQQQQVAQQVSRYRLGGGYGGYNGGYPYNPYFPGPSPSPYGLGGPYLGGGYPQQQIPRPPIPFPYGGGPYDGQGYQNPLYSPSAPSANVRGGADGGQPDADGGYGTVLPAAARRNGQYYQPGLDASAPSGTLRSADYLPPEVRESLLYRMLMLAIQAPGSGEVLPLSAPTGPSNQQLPLHHLQGASSMPRPQAQPNHRDHQTPGQGRPDGQSTVTAAATMLPMYSKKPVRSVQILGEE; translated from the exons ATGGGATACACATCGCATCCCAAG TATTGTTTCCCGAGCAAAGGTCGAGAGAGCGCCATGATAGTAGCGTTGCTGTTTGTCGCCTGCTGCACCGTGTCATATCCGTCTGTGGCGGCGATTACGACGACGGACGCGTTAGTGGAGGCAACACACACAACGCTTCCAGTAACGCTTGGTGAGCGGGAACTGGACACGACACCGGACCATTCGGTTGATTTGAGCGAAGCGGAGACAAAGGACCCAACGCAACGGTTCGAGATCATCAAGCAGATCCGCAAGGTGAACCAAGATGGATCGTATACGGTCGGGTACGAGGCTGAGGATGGTACGTTTAAGATCGAAAGTCGGGATGTGCTCGGTAACATCAAGGGTACGTACGGGTATATTGATGCGAACGGTGACATTAAGCGTGTGTCGTACGGTGGTCAACCGACCCAAACGATCCCGATGGTATCTACGCCACCGACAACCGATGAGGAGATCGTACACATACCGCCAAGGTTTAACCGTACCCAGCATCTTCTGATGCCGACCACCCGCCGGCCACCAAACTATCATCCAccgcagcagctgcagcatcatcagcatctGCACCACAATCCACAGCACGCCAGCACACTCCGCCCGAGCGTCATACAGACGATACCGCGCAAACGCCACGGTTACACATCGGCCTCCACCACAGCAACACCGATGACGAGTACCGCGAGCACAACGCTAGCAATGAACGGTGGTGGTAGCAGCACATCCACAACGACCACGACAACGACCACTACGGAGAGCACGGTCACATCGGCCGCGACCGAAACTGGCGGCCATTTGGCAGCATCGTTCGGTGAACCTACGGCGGCTTCGACGCACACCTCCACACTGCACACCAAACCCGGCACGCTGCTAATAATCCGTCCAACACCACTACCGTACCAGACAGGCAAGACGGCTGAACAGCTAGCCCGTCCCGAGCGGCTCGAAGCGGCCAAGTACACGCACGCACCGCCGTCGAAAAAACCCGTCCGTGGTAACTTCCTGCGCCGACAGCTTGCACCAGCGGTGAGCGAGTCCGGCGAGCAGTATGAAGCCCAACCGCAGCAAATCATCTACGGCCAGTCGGCGGCTGACGGTGAGCTGAGCAGCATCTTTGCCGGTGGGGCGAAACCACTCTACACCACCCATCCGACACCGCGCATACCAGCCGCCGTACTGGCCGCACGTCAGCGAGCCGCCCACATCCAGAGCGTACTGCAATCACAATCCACACCCGGTGCGCTGCCCGAGCGGCTCACGACGGAGCGTGTGTACGTGAAGCAACCACCCCGACCACAGGCAGCCAACGGACACCGGCACGAACCGGCTCCGATTCTCTACGAAACCTCCACCGAACCAAGCTCGGAACACAGCTACGTTACCGATGGGCCTGCGTCTTCCTCCGTGGTGCAGATACCGGCCGCCAACCGTGTACTGGCGGCAAACGAAGCCGAAGCTCATGCCGAAGAACGGCGTCCCATTTTCCGCCCGCGTCCGATTGAGTTTCGCCCACGGGACGATAGTGTCTCTCCTGCACCGGGACGGTTCCGCACACCGTACGGACTACCGCCACCGTATGCACGATCGTTTACACCACTGCCACCACCGCAGGAATCGGCGTACGGTGGCCGCGTTGCCCCCATCCCCGATGTCGACGACAAGGATCGTGAGGCGGATGAGCCACAGCACCAACACCTAAACAGCATCCTACCCTACCGACAGCAGCGTCGCCTCAACGGTGGTCTTAACCTTTCGCCGGGAGATTCCAAttaccagcaacagcagcagcaaccgcttGGTGCGacccagcaacagcaacactcTTACCCGGTTCCGGTACCGTACAACCCGGCACAGTATTCACCGCACGTAGGTGGGCGAATTCCTTCCAATCCGTACTATTACGACATTCCACCGGAGCGTCCGCTGACGGCGCGTGACTTCGAGCGCATACTGCAGGTGCTCATCTTccgccatcagcagcagcaggttgCCCAGCAGGTCTCTCGCTATCGTCTCGGTGGCGGCTATGGTGGTTACAATGGTGGATACCCGTACAATCCTTACTTCCCGGGACCATCACCGTCACCGTACGGGCTCGGTGGACCATACCTCGGCGGTGGCTACCCACAGCAACAGATCCCACGACCACCAATTCCCTTCCCGTATGGCGGTGGACCATACGATGGGCAGGGCTATCAGAATCCACTCTACAGTCCCTCGGCACCGAGTGCAAATGTGCGCGGTGGTGCAGATGGTGGCCAACCGGATGCGGACGGTGGGTACGGCACAGTGTTGCCAGCCGCAGCCCGTCGCAACGGTCAGTACTATCAGCCAGGGCTGGATGCCAGTGCCCCATCAGGAACGCTCCGATCTGCCGACTATCTGCCGCCGGAAGTACGTGAAAGTCTACTCTACCGTATGCTGATGCTCGCTATACAAGCACCCGGCTCTGGTGAGGTACTCCCATTGTCAGCACCAACCGGTCCGTCCAACCAACAGCTACCGCTTCACCATCTCCAAGGTGCATCGTCGATGCCACGACCACAAGCGCAACCAAACCACCGGGACCACCAGACCCCGGGACAAGGTCGTCCAGATGGGCAGAGTACGGTAACGGCAGCCGCCACCATGCTACCGATGTACAGCAAAAAACCCGTACGAAGTGTACAAATTCTCGGCGAAGAGTGA